The DNA region ATGCCAAATGGTAAATAAAATAACAGTGAAATACATAAAGTAGTGATCTCAATAAAGTTAGAAGGAAAGAATAATACCTTTGCTGAATGTTTTGAAGGACTGATTTCAAAAGAAGCACTCTCTTTGGCTCCCCTCTTGCGCTTTTTTCCCTTACCTGACTGTTAAGGATGCAGAccaataaaatgaaaatgaagaaaaaatattttatgtgcAACCATCCTAAGTGTCATCTGTTGAATATGCATGCCATAGCAGCAGACTAACCTGCTCCTTCTCAACAAGTAGCTCAGTAGTTGTAGCATGAGGAGCCATTAAAAAATCGATCAACTTCACCACTACGTCTTCCTGTTTATACATCAAAACTAATAGCTATATTACTAACATAATGAAAGCcaaaaataagaatatgaaaTATACTTTACTAAGCAACTGAAGttgatttagattttttatcaGCATAAAATGCAAAGCACACATCAATCACTTCTTCTCtttataacatattaaattaaacgcTGAGGCTATTTTAGTCATTTGAACCAAATAATCTACTTTTGTCATCaacaatatttgtttaaaaacacAGATCAAACAAGCTGCTAATTGGATTAGTCAAAGGATAATCacatcaaatatttattatttacttagTCAAGATGACTTtgtcaacatttttttaatggaaGATGCTAGCATGATCCCCACAGTCATACCACCTACTTCAACTTAAGGTTGTCTAAGACTATGTCAGTGATTACAAGTTAATAATCACACCTTTTTAGCTGTAGCCCTGCTGACGGATATGTCAAGAACATCACAGAGTTCCAACAACTTCTCCTTAACACACTTGTCCAATTTTTCTTCCAACAACTTCAACTTTTGCTTTTCCTGCATAATACCAAAGTTTAGTGGTATTTCAATTTTAGGTCAGATATTTTATCTCATTGCAGCTTGAAATCAATTTCCATAACCAGCATCTATTCCAGAAGGAAGAGGGAAAGAAAGGGGAAACTGTAGCATAGTAGAAAGTTTATGAAGTCCACAATCCAACCTGTTTAGGCCAGATAAATGATTATTTCATAGTAGCGATGGTACAAACATTTCAGAAAATAACTTACCTCATTCTCTTTCCAGACAAAGCCAGAAAATCTGCAGACATTACTTTTGAACTGAATAGCCTGATAATACCAAGAACAAGATCACAATTATTTTGAATCTTCTCTTGAAGTTGAAACCTAGAAGCAAATTGGATTCATAAGATATGAAGGTAAGTTATTGGATAGTGAATTGGAAATTATCGAATATCAGTGTCATTGAGGCGGTTCCATAAAGTCAATTGCATATAGTCTATCACTAAGCAACCGGAAACTTTTCTAAACTGGAAGGTCAAGTCATTGGATAGTGAATTGGAACTGCAGTCACCTTTCCCCTTCTTCCAAAGAGAACTGTATGGAGCAATTTTAGTGTGTCTTCACCGTTCTTTCTTGACAACTTGTACGCAACTGCAAAAGAAATACTTCAGAATGTGATTGTCTGCTTCACACACagccaaaataaataaataacatgaaAGACAATcattcagatatatgttgaccaatttataaaataaaattctcaatTTACCATTGGGTATGTCTTTTAGTGCAGTACCACGACCCTGTAATTCAAAATAAAGTCCAAATTAATCTTAATTACAACTTGAGAAGCACAAGATGACACAGAAGGTTCAGTGATCAATGGAGAATACCTTTTGAATTATGATTTCCCTGGTGGAGTCCTTCTCAATGGATGCAACCAACCTCTCTACAGATTTTCGTTCACGTACAGGGCGTTCATTGATACCAGCCAAAGGTGTTTTAGGCTCATTCTTCTCTTCTGGTGTCTTTTTGTTGTCATTAGACACTTCCTTACATACTTTTGCTTTTCCCAGACCTCTTGaaccttttttctttttaatttcgtCATTTTTATCTTCCTCTTCTTTTGGTTCGTTGTCATTGTCTTCTTCCATAGATGTGTATACTTTCTGATCAACATTTTCATCGCTCTCTTTTCCAGACTTTGTCTTTCTGTTGTCAACGCTCCTTTCCTTGGACACTTTTGCTTTCCCCAGACTTCTCGACtgtttattctttttaatttcttcagcatttttctcttcttctttatcttccACTTCTTTTGGTTCTTTGTCATTGTCTCCTTCTGTAAATATGCCTACTTTCTGGTCAACATTTTTCTTACTCTCTTTCTCAGATTTTGTAAATGTATCTTCTTCCATTGTATCTACTTGAGTTTCTTCTTTGATTTCCTCTTCTTTACTATGTGTATCTTCTTCCATTACATCTATTTGAGTTTCCTCTTTGATTTCCTCTTCTTTACTATGTGTATCTTCTTCCATTACATCTATTTGAGTTTCCTCTGCGTTTTCCTCTCCTTCACTACcatttttctctattttctctttttcgCTACCAATGTCCtgcttttcttcttctttaatatCGTTCACCTCTTTCCCACCTTCTTCATTgccaattttattttctttactatCATTCTCCTCTTTTTCACCTTCACTACCAATTTTCACTTTTTCCTCTAATTTACTATCGATTTCCCCATTTTCATCATCTACACTACCAACTTTCTCTTCTTTACCGTCGTTCTCCTCTTTTTCACCTTCGCTACCAATTTTCACATTTTCCTCTTCTTTACTATCGATCTCCTCTTTTTCACCTTCTTCACAGCCAACTTTCTCTTCTTTACTAACATTCTCATCATTTTCACCTTCTTCACTACCAATTTTCTCTTCTTTAATATCATTCTCCTCCTTTTCACCTTCTTCtctacaatttttttctttgtccTCTTCTTTCTCACCTTCTTCGCTACCAATTTTCTCGTTTTCCTCTTCTTTACTACCATTCTCCTCTTCTACACCTTCTTCACTACCATATTTCTGTTTTTCCTCTTCATTACTACCATTCTCCTCTTCTACACCTTCTTCACTACCATCTTTCTGTTTTTCCTCTTCATTACTACCGTCCTCTTCTTTGACCCCCGTCTGAGGTATTTTGTCTTCATCCTTTGGGTCTATTTCTTCTATCTTATTTTCTCCTTTGGTCTCTTTCTCTTCATCATTTCCTTTGACATCATCTTTAGTCTCCAAGCCCTCCATACCAACCCCATCAATATCCATCCTGTCCTCCACAGTTATCTCATATTTTTTAGCATCTTccacgtcacccttcttctcaggtgTACCACCTCCAGTTAACTCTGCAACAATATTATCAGCCACAAGctcttcctcttcttccccCATTGCTAATTATTTATCCTATCAAGATTGAAACAGCATTCAACCTGCAAAAAAAGAAATGGAAGATTTTGTTAGAAAACAAACTATTTtttgttaaagaaaaatatGCCATTGGTTTATGAAAAACTCTTTACGACTCCTACTTCAAACTTCAAACTCCAAACTTAGGGTTAGAAAAAGGATACTAAATCTTCAATTTTTATATGAGTGTAACTAAACCTATGAACCGAAGTACGCAAACATGAGTGGTCATTcatattgacttttttttttcaaaacactTTCTTCCATACTATCCTAAGCCCAAAGATAAGCAAAAACTTCTACAGGCCCTGGTAAGATCCAAAATACACACAAAGGCCAATgcatacaataaaaaaatcggAAATCTTAAGTAATCATAACTAAAGCAAGTGAAAACACCACGGTGATCTTTTGGCTAAGACAAAGACGGACTCGTCAAGGGGGGTGGTCGATGGCGAAGAaggatttattttttcaactaaaaATGAAATGCAGCTAAAATTGGCAAGGGAGATAATTGTGGCATAAATTCTATTGACATGGCATtccattattataaaaatatgtcaagTGAGAAATTATTTTACGGATGTCCAGTCCATTTTATCGATGGAACTCCATTCGGTTAAAAAATCGCAAGTTCTAGCCTCATATTTGTGGTTGGCTCAAGCACATCATTAGCATGTTTGACCTAAATCCAAATTCTTTAAGAAAGATTCATAAAGGCAGCAAGGGCTGGCTCAGTAGCTTAAAGACAAATGGCCTAATGACACGTGAAAACCCTAGACAACATTCACATCATTGTAGAGATTTTCGTAGTCAAGAAGAAACCCATCATCAGCGACAAGCGGCTATAGGTTTGCAGCCGCAATGGGAACTGCTCAGTCATATCTCCTCCATTGCCAAAGCCGGATTCATTTCCTAGCTCCATGACTCAAGTATGAGCtagggttttaaaataaaaaatttctccAAAAACTGATACCTAAAACACTAGAGAAGTAGAGCAAGGCTGAGAAGAATGGGATTCCCAAAAAACCCTAATCCCAGAAAAATCCAACTGTAAATCAGCAAGTTTAATCTtgaatatcttttttttttttctcgtGGAAGATTATATAATCAGTAAATACATAGAAAATTGTTGAACAACTAGTAAAACAACCCGAATTCCAATACAGTTTAGAAGAGATGTAATATAGAGAGAGATCTGAAAGAAAGCCACCAAAGAAGAAACAAAATGGAGTAATTGACGAGAACCATCATCATATTATACATGAAAAACAAGGAATATATGCCTCATAACTTCAGAAACTAAAAAAACAGCACAAATTTACCAGTTAGGTGATGAAACAGTTTGTGCTCGGAAGAATCGTGGCCGGTCCCGGCGGTAGAAGAAATAGACGACGGAGATGACCCAGCTGGAGAACGACTAAGACCAGATTTCGAGTTGCAGAGGGAGGGAGGGAAGGAAGGACATTAAAAGTATACTTAATTTTCTcaccatatatattttttatttttaaataattaaaaatgttaagcGATAAAAACAACTAAATGAGCAAGAAGGAAGTTCTAGGAAAATTTGAGGAGATATCCTCTATAAGTTCTTAAATGCGtgtatagttaaaaaaaaaaaagcgcGGGTAACCCCTTTTActgtttttggacgattttgtcCATGTcggaggttgcgtgacgcaatcgGAATCGCGAGATGATTTCTTTTTTTGTCTCGCAATTGCGTGACGCGactgcgtgacgcaactgagccattttcttctaaaaaatattcataattaatttttttaaaaaataaaaaaataaaaaattgcgtcacgaCATTTTCGTAAAAAAAAAGAGGGTCATGAGCGCTATTTAATTTATGCTCTCACACTTTCCGTATTTAGGCTTATTATTGGGTcatctcctcaaatttcccaAGTTCTAGAGGTGGTGTTTAGACACTAAAGCGTtcagaaaaaattaaaagtgtCACCAgcgtttttgttttttattttatgcgCTGACACTTTTAGTAATTAGGGTATCTTTAgtgtcattttatcaaatttctatGTTTAAATtggtacaaaaataaaaacgttattaaatatatatataa from Impatiens glandulifera chromosome 5, dImpGla2.1, whole genome shotgun sequence includes:
- the LOC124937643 gene encoding DEK domain-containing chromatin-associated protein 4-like; this translates as MGEEEEELVADNIVAELTGGGTPEKKGDVEDAKKYEITVEDRMDIDGVGMEGLETKDDVKGNDEEKETKGENKIEEIDPKDEDKIPQTGVKEEDGSNEEEKQKDGSEEGVEEENGSNEEEKQKYGSEEGVEEENGSKEEENEKIGSEEGEKEEDKEKNCREEGEKEENDIKEEKIGSEEGENDENVSKEEKVGCEEGEKEEIDSKEEENVKIGSEGEKEENDGKEEKVGSVDDENGEIDSKLEEKVKIGSEGEKEENDSKENKIGNEEGGKEVNDIKEEEKQDIGSEKEKIEKNGSEGEENAEETQIDVMEEDTHSKEEEIKEETQIDVMEEDTHSKEEEIKEETQVDTMEEDTFTKSEKESKKNVDQKVGIFTEGDNDKEPKEVEDKEEEKNAEEIKKNKQSRSLGKAKVSKERSVDNRKTKSGKESDENVDQKVYTSMEEDNDNEPKEEEDKNDEIKKKKGSRGLGKAKVCKEVSNDNKKTPEEKNEPKTPLAGINERPVRERKSVERLVASIEKDSTREIIIQKGRGTALKDIPNVAYKLSRKNGEDTLKLLHTVLFGRRGKAIQFKSNVCRFSGFVWKENEEKQKLKLLEEKLDKCVKEKLLELCDVLDISVSRATAKKEDVVVKLIDFLMAPHATTTELLVEKEQSGKGKKRKRGAKESASFEISPSKHSAKSRKKTEDVSEEKDNENDKDDEMDEEKEVDNEEEKELDDDEEEENGNGVAEKAKHHEVLEDSESEESADESEEEESEEEGSEEEHTRKRKRGSKKSLVKKGSDLKTKRKKVSTPKKPTPPAKRTSVKPSKDKGNDKSDPSPKTFARKKKLEVVKETSSTLKKKVEVVKETHSTLKKKAASTEKLGVGKKMVKGRSKPNEEKLRPSDNVLKDAICEILKEVDFTTATFTDILKQLAARYRTDLTPRKAQIKIMIQDELTKLADEEDEDDDESDAEKEENQPSSGQGVKT